GCAGCCCGGCCTCGAGCTGGTGAGCTTCGACCCGAAACGCAGTGCGAGCGTGATCGGTGCCGCGGCGTTCGCCGGTGACGCGGCTTTCGGCGAGGCGGCCCGCCGGCTGGCGGTCGACATCGGTCACCTGAACCAGGCCGCGTGCGCCAACGCTAGAACGGTGTTCGTGGAGTCCGGTACCGACGGCCGGGGTGTCGAACGCCTCGCCGAATTCGGCGATCGGGTTTACCGCGAATTGATCGCGCTGCCCGAGCACGTCAGCACCCGGCCCAAGCGCGGAATCGCCCCCGCCTTGCGCGGCGCGCTGGATGCCGCACGCTTCGACGAGGACTGGTTCACCGTCATCGGTGGTCGCGACGGCGAGGGCGCGATCATCGTCTCCCGGCTTCCGGAGCCGGTGGACTTTGCCGCGGCCCTCGACGACCGCGTCGCCAACCTGGTTCCGGTGGACTCGGTCGCCGACGCGGTCAACCAGTTCGACAGCTACACACAGACTGTCGGTGTTTATCCCGAGGCCCTCAAAGAACAGCTGCGCGACGCTGCCGCCTTGTGTGGCGCGCAGCGCATCGTGTCGCTCGGCTACTCGTGCGTACCGACTTTCGCGGGGCCGCAAGACGCGTTCGAGCCGCTGCACCGGCTCTGCAGGTGGGTGACCGACGAAGAGCTCACT
The nucleotide sequence above comes from Mycobacterium kiyosense. Encoded proteins:
- a CDS encoding hypothetical protein (frameshifted, insertion at around 4740671), whose protein sequence is MERSLYQPAHFDKVVAWGGFASIKHLTRYLQPGLELVSFDPKRSASVIGAAAFAGDAAFGEAARRLAVDIGHLNQAACANARTVFVESGTDGRGVERLAEFGDRVYRELIALPEHVSTRPKRGIAPALRGALDAARFDEDWFTVIGGRDGEGAIIVSRLPEPVDFAAALDDRVANLVPVDSVADAVNQFDSYTQTVGVYPEALKEQLRDAAALCGAQRIVSLGYSCVPTFAGPQDAFEPLHRLCRWVTDEELTPASHPLGSLFLDGSQAGSC